The nucleotide window ATGTTTGCCAGCTCCGTCATCAGTCTCGTTGTGACCTTTTCCGGCGATAACGTCCACACGATTATCAACTGGCTGATGGGGTCTCTCGCCGGGTCGAAATATAAAGAGGTTTTTATCCTGCTAGTCGCCCTTCTGATCTTTGGAGCGGTTTTATTATTCTTCGCCCGGGAGCTCAACGCCTTCGCCGTCGGCGAGGATAACGCCCGGACGATCGGTATCAGCGTCAAGCGCTCGAAATACATCATTCTCATTGCTGTCTCCGCACTCATCGGCATCTGCGTCTCCATTGGCGGTACGATTGCCTTTGTCGGGCTAGTCATCCCGCATATGACACGCATGATCGTCGGGCCGAATCATAAGCGGCTTTTGCCGGCTTCTCTCTTCTCCGGCGCGTCGTTTTTGATGCTGGCCGACCTTTTGGCGCGGACGCTTCTGAATCCCCGCGAGCTGCCCATTGGCGTTGTCACGTCGTTTTTCGGGGCATTTGCATTTATCTTTATATTCTATCGGGCAAGAAAGGC belongs to Oscillospiraceae bacterium CM and includes:
- a CDS encoding iron ABC transporter permease is translated as MKTQTRPEGFRPIEYVIFAAVTFMVMVICVAVGSVYIPIKDTMTAIWNSIFSLPVPEGISQAVIVFVRLPRVLAVALVGAALSLCGAAIQGLLRNPLADASTMGVSSGAGVGAVLFLAFGVAIPGVSGFGTMVCAMVFAFLSILIILALASKVDYSFSTNTIILIGLIYTMFASSVISLVVTFSGDNVHTIINWLMGSLAGSKYKEVFILLVALLIFGAVLLFFARELNAFAVGEDNARTIGISVKRSKYIILIAVSALIGICVSIGGTIAFVGLVIPHMTRMIVGPNHKRLLPASLFSGASFLMLADLLARTLLNPRELPIGVVTSFFGAFAFIFIFYRARKAK